Within the Bacillus sp. FSL K6-3431 genome, the region CAATTCGGGAACAGCAACGACCATGCCTCTTTTAACGAGTTCAACAGCAAAATCCTGATGATAACCTGGGTCTCCATCCCGCTCTGTTCCATCTACATTGATTCCAACAATATCTTTATTGCCATAACCATGTCCATGTAAAGCTAGAACAGCTGGATATCGCTGACCTATTTTATCATTTGGAATTAATACATACATTTGCATTCTTAAACTAGGCAAAGTAGTTATTTCGATACTATATCTCGTATAACCATCTTTTTTTGTTTCTTCAAGTATCTCTGCCTGTAAAGGTTCCATACTTGAAAATTGTCCAAGAGACCCTTGAAATTGTGATATCAATCTTTGTTTCCAATCAGCATCATATGTTCTAGCATGTGTTTTCATTGCTTCTTCATATAAATCATCTAAAAAAGGATGTTTTGCCCACATTGTGATTCCTCCGATTTTCAGTTGACTTTCTTACACGCTTTACATCTCTTACTATAGCTACCGATCCAGATTAAACGGTAATATCTTTATCCTGTTGAATATATTCCAGCAAGAACGAACATAGTACCTCCACCAAGATCTAAGCTATTTTTTATTGCTATCACAAAAACTTCTATAGTACTAGCCACAGAGAATCTTATTCTTTAAGTGAGCCTAAAAGAGCTCCTTTTGTAAAGTGCTTCTGTAAGAATGGATATACCATCAGCACTGGGACCGTTGCGACAACGATAACTGCCATTTTCACTGTAATCTCCGGTGGGAGAATATCCGTAAATTCAGCACTGTCATAACTCAACCCGCTCGCAAGAACAACGATTTGCCGAAGTAACACTTGGATTGGCCATTTGGCCGCATCATTTATATATAAAATTGCATGCATATAGGTGTTCCAATACGTTACAGCATAAAACAGAGATATCGTCGCAATCGCCGGCATCGAACAAGGTATGACAATTCGGAATAAGACACCAAAGTCATTACACCCATCAATTTTCGCTGACTCTACCAAGCCTTCTGGTAGACCCTGGAAAAAGCTACGCAAAATAATCATATTAAAAACGTTGATTGACACAGGAATGACCAAAGCTGCGAGAGAATCTAGTAAACCTGTATTTTTTACTATTAGGAACGTCGGAATCATCCCTCCATTAAATAACATCGTAAAGATGACGAAAAACATGATTTGTTTTCTACCAACTAAATCCCTTCGGGACAAGCCGTACGCTGTCAAGATAGACAGGAACATACTCCACATCGTTCCAAAAAGCGTCACTCCTATCGATACGAGCAGTGCCTTGAAAATAGTATCTGTTGAGAAAATATATTTATAGGCCGCCAAGCTGAACTCCGTAGGAAATAAGACAAAGCGTTTTTGCGCTAGCTCAGCACTTGTTGTAAAAGAACTTGCAACAACATGTATGAATGGGAGCACGGTAACGAGTGCGATAATGACAAGCAGAATCGTATTTGTCCAATTAAATATTCGGCTACCGAGTGTTTTATCTTCAACCATAGCTTTTTAACCTCCTAAAAAAGATATAAGCGCATTCTATTAATAACTCTCCTATTATGGACAGGATTTGCTACAACATGTGGGTCTAGGGCGGTTTCTGCCCTCAAAAGTCATTTGACATATAACCATCAAAAGCGAATTATCAAAACTAGACATTAATAAATTCCTTCTTCACCAATTTTCTTCGCGAATTTGTTCGCGCCTATTACAAGCACTAAACCGATCAATCCTTTAAAGAGACCTATCGCAGTACTATAACTATACTGTCCTTGCTTCAACCCAGTCGTATACACATAGGTATCAAAGATTTCTCCAACTTCACGGTTTGATGCGTTTAATAGTAAGTACACATGTTCAAATCCAAGTTCTAATACATCCCCAATTTTCAAGATTAAGAGAACGACAATAACACTTTTAATGGCTGGAATGGTAATATGCCAAATTTGTTGAATTCGATTGGCTCCGTCCATACGAGCTGCTTCATACATGGAAGGATCCACAGCTGCAATCGCTGCCAAATATATGATCGTCCCCCAACCAGCTTCACGCCAGATAACTTGAATAATGTACATCGGTCTAAACCAGCCTTCATTCAATAAGAAATTGACTTTTTGAAAGCCGAATGTTTCCAATACTCCATTGACAAGCCCACCATCCATCGTCAGTAAAACATAACTAATCGAAACAATGATAACCCAGCTCATAAAGTGAGGAATATAAATGAGTGTTTGTACTGTACGTTGAAATGCACGAAGCCTTACCTCATTTAACATTAAAGCTAAAATGATCGGAATGGGAAAGAATATTAAGATGTTCAACCCAAACAATATGATGGTGTTTTTAAAGATCATCCAAAAAGCAGGTTCTGTAAATAAGCGATGAAAATGTTCGAATCCTACCCATTCACTCCCGAGAATTCCTTTGTATGGTTTATAGTCTTGGAACGATATAACAAGACCGTACATCGGAATATACTTGTAAATGAAAAAGTATAGTAGTCCTGGTAAAATCATCATATACAGTAATTTGTTTTTTTTCACACGCCTCATGAGCTCAGAACGCACAGCGGACTTATCCACTATTTCTTCTACTGGCTCCATTACTGTCTCCGTTTTCATAGCTGACTTCCTTTCTATAAGAAATATTATGTAAAATTTGATTGTGTAGTAAGGATGTTATCTAATTTAACATCCTTACTTCATTTTTATTATCCGTTTTGATTTGTATAATCTTCTGTAAATTCCTTGATAATGTCATCCCCACCGGATTTTTTCCAGTCCTCGATTATTTTCTCGAATCCTTTTTCGTCTATTTGGCCAAGAATGAATTTATATGTCGCATCTGTAATTGTTTGATTCAATCTCTCTCCAATTTCAATATAAGTAGGTGATTCAAGTGGGATGCTTATATCCTGAACAAGATAATTATCATTATCCCGAATTAGTTCATCTGCTTTTACTCTTACGTCATAAGTTGCTACACCTTCGTATCTTCCAGTCGTCGCTGGCTCTCCTATTTCCATCGATTGATAAGGTTTTACTTCACGGTCGATTAGTTTTGCGTCTGTATCTTGTAAAGCAGCTCCATCCTGCACAGTGAAATGTTCACCTTCAATTCCCCAGAAGAGTAAATTTGCTACTTCCTTGGATGCTAACTGATCAAAGAAACTCAAAATATGCTTTAATTCTTCTTCTGTTTTAACTGCAGATTTAGAGAATAGTAGAACAGATCCGTAACCAGGCAGTGACCATATTCGATACTTTCCATCCTTACCTTTAATTTGGTTTTGCACATCAAACTCTACATCAGGATTTAAAGTTACTGCATCATTATTCATGGCGAATACGTCTCCCATTGAGCCAACATACATTCCAGCATCGCCACTTTTGAAAAATGATTGTTGATCATCCTTACTCGTCACTGGGAAGTCCTGATTGATATAACCCTTATCACGTAATTCTTTAAAGAATTTCATCGTATCAATATACTCAGGGAACATAAATTCAGGTAGCACTTTCCCGTCCTTTGCCCCCCAATTGTTTGGAGTACCATGCCAAGAAGATACCGTTTTAAATGCACCATAAATCAGATCATTTCTGTCAGTTATTCCAAACGTATCTTTCTTTCCGTTTCCATCAGGGTCATCTTCTGAAAAGGCCCTTGCCATTTCATAGAATTCATCAATATTTGTTGGTGCAGACAATCCCAATTTATCGGCCCAGTCTTTACGATAAATTAAACCCGAGCGTGCAGCTGGTCTACCTTGATAAAGAGCATAGATTTTGCCGTCAACAGAAGTATTTTTATATGATTGTTCATTTAAATTTTTCAAGTTTGGAAATTCATCAAGTAATGGGCCAATTTCCCAAAACTGATCATCCCGAATTGCTTCTTTAAACTGAAGAAAAGTTGTCGTGTTTCCTAAAAACGTTGCTTCAGGCAATGTACCAGTAGCGAATGCTGAGTTAAGTTTTTCAATATAGTTACCATCTGGTACCCATTGAATATTAATATCCGTTCCTGTTTTTTCTTCAATGAGTTTTTCAATTTTATCGGATGGAACTTCGGGCGTATGTAGCGTTGTCATAATTGTAAATTCTATTGGACTACTTTCTTTTCCCGAACTACTATCACCCGAGGAACAAGCTGCTAGGAAACTCATTCCCAGTAAAACTGCTAAACTAGTACCGAGTATCCTCTTTTTTGTTTTAAACAATGCTGTCATCTCCTATATCTTATTTAACCTTATTGCTGACTCCAACATATCCTATATTTGGCTATATCGTAAATAATCACTTTGTCATATTCGCCCGAAATATAGCGTTTGGAAGGGTTTACAATTAACCATCTAAGAAAATGATTACATTATTTCAATAAAAAAAGCAAACCCAATTTATAAGAGTTCGCTTCTGTTATCCTTTTTACCACTTGTATTTGGACCACTGCCCACGAGGTAGCCAAGCATAAACAGCCTTTACTTACTATTTTTTCATATCTAGTTTAACACTATAAGTAACAAATAAATTCAATTGCTTTTGTTTACATATATGCATTAGATAACTTTTGGTAGTTCTTAACCTCTACGCTTTTCATTGTAAAACATCTTTCTAATTGTTAGAGATGAGTCGTTTTTGATCACTCTTTCAATGATCCAAGTAGAGCACCTTTTGTAAAGTGCTTCTGTAAGAATGGATATACCATCAGCACTGGGACTGTTGCGACAACGATAACCGCCATTTTCACTGTAATTTCCGGTGGTAGAATATCCGTAAATTCGGCACTGTCATAACTCAATCCGCTCGCAAGTACAACGATTTGCCGAAGTAATACTTGAATTGGCCATTTGGCCGCATCGTTAATATATAGAATTGCGTGCATATAGGTGTTCCAATACGTTACAGCATAAAACAGAGATATCGTCGCAATCGCCGGCATCGAACAAGGTATGACAATTCGAAATAAGACTCCAAAGTCATTACACCCATCAATTTTCGCTGACTCTACCAAGCCTTCTGGTAGACCCTGGAAAAAGCTACGCAAAATAATCATATTAAAAACGTTTATTGACACAGGAATGACCAAAGCTGCGAGAGAATCTAGTAAACCTGTATTTTTTACTATTAGGAACGTCGGAATCATCCCGCCATTAAATAACATCGTAAAGATGACGAAAAACATGATTTGTTTTCTACCAACTAAATCCTTTCGGGACAAGCCGTACGCTGTCAAGATAGACAGGAACATACTCCACATCGTTCCAAAAAGCGTCACTCCTATCGATACGAGCAGTGCCTTGAAAATAGTATCTGTTGAAAAAATATATTTATAGGCCGCTAAACTGAACTCTGTCGGAAATAAGACAAAGCGTTTTTGCGCTAGCTCTGCACTTGTTGTAAAGGAACTTGCAACAACATGTATGAATGGGAGCACGGTAACGAGTGCGATAATGACAAGCAGAATCGTATTTGTCCAATTAAAAATCCGGCTACCGAGTGTTTTATCTTCAACCATAGTTTATTTCACCCTCCTGTAAAAAAGTATCAGCACTAAAACTAGACATTAATAGATTCCTTCTTCGCCGATTTTTTTCGCGAATTTGTTCGCGCCCATCACGAGTATTAAACCGATCAGTCCTTTAAAAAGACCTATCGCAGTACTATAACTATACTGTCCTTGCTTCAACCCAGTCGTATACACATAGGTATCAAAGATTTCTCCAACTTCACGGTTTGATGCATTTAATAATAAATATACATGTTCAAATCCAAGTTCTAATACATCCCCAATCTTCAAGATTAAGAGAACGACAATGACACTTTTAATGGCTGGAATGGTAATATGCCAAATTTGTTGAATTCGATTGGCTCCGTCCATACGAGCTGCTTCATACATGGAAGGATCCACAGCTGCAATCGCTGCCAAATATATGATCGTCCCCCAACCAGCTTCACGCCAGATAACTTGAATAATGTACATCGGTCTAAACCAGCCTTCATTCAATAAGAAATTGACTTTTTGAAAGCCGAATGTTTCCAATACTCCATTGACAAGCCCACCATCCATCGTCAGTAAAACATAACTAATCGAAACAATGATAACCCAGCTCATAAAGTGAGGAATATAAATGAGTGTTTGTACTGTACGTTGAAATGCACGAAGCCTTACCTCATTTAACATTAAAGCTAGAATGATCGGAATGGGAAAGAATATTAAGATGTTTAACCCAAACAATATGATGGTGTTTTTAAAGATCATCCAAAAAGCAGGTTCTGTAAATAAGCGATGAAAATGTTCAAATCCTACCCATTCACTCCCAAGAATTCCTTTGTATGGTTTATAGTCTTGGAACGATATAACAAGACCGTACATCGGAATATACTTGTAAATGAAAAAGTATAGAAGTCCCGGTAAAATCATAATGTACAGTAATTTATTTTTCTTCACACGTCTCATGAGCTCAGAACGCACAGCGGACTTATCTACTATTTCCTCTACTGGCTTCATTACTGTCTCCATTTTCATGATTATCTTCCTTTCTCTTTTAATATTTCTAACGCAACTTTGCCAGTTTTAAATAGATACCTTTGTGATTGCGAATTTAAAAGGATTACGTATAATACGCTTTCATTTTTAATTCACTACCACTTAAAATGATTTAGTTCTGTTACATGACATTACTTTAATCGACAATCGCTGATTCATATATAATCACCTATACATATATGTCATCTAAAAACACGACAACGACACCGTTTATGCTACTAATCTAATAAAATGATTATCATAATTTTATTAGATTAGTAAATATGCTACACTCCAGCAAATACAAATCTTTGCCCTAAATAAATTAGCTGATTGATCTCTATTGACTAGTTTCGAAGATAACCCTCTAACGATAAAAAAGGCTGCAACACAGCCTCTTTTATCGTTAGATATAGTACTAACAGATTACTTCGCTTCACTATAAGATTTGTTAAACTCTTTAATGATGTCATCCCCACCGGATTTTTTCCATTCGTCAACAACTTTTTCAAAACCAGATTTATCAATTTGGCCAAGGATATATTGATATGTAGCATCCGTAATAGATTGGTTAAGTCTTTCTCCTCTTTCGATGTTGGTAGGTGAATCAAGAGGAACTGTTGGATCATGAATTAGATAGTTTTCATTGTCCAGTATCAGTTCTTCCGCCTTTTCTTTCACATCATATGAAGACAATCCTTCATATCTACCATTAGTTGCTGGTTCACCAATCTCTATTGATTGATATGGCTTTACTTCGCGGTCCGTTAATTCCGCGTTTTCACTTGCTAGAGCCTTGTCTTTTTCGACAGTGTAGTGTTCCCCTTCAATACCCCAAAAAGCTAAGTTCGATATTTCTGCTGACATCATTTGATCGAAGAATCCAAGGATTCCTTTTAATTGTTCTTCATCTTTTACTGCAGATTTTGGGAACATGACAACTGTTCCATATCCGGGCAATGACCAAATACCATATTCACCATCTGGACCTTTAATTTGATTTTGGACATCATAAACAACATCTGGATTAATTTTTTCAGCATCTCGATGAATACTAAGCACATCTGGCATGGATCCGACATACATTCCAGCCTTACCATTTTTAAAGAAGGATTGTTGGTCTTCCTTGCTCGTAACAGGGAAATCCTGGTTAATATATCCCTTATCACGTAAATCTTTAAAGAAGTCCATTGTATCCATATACTCTTCAAACATAAACTCTGGCAGCAATTTACCATCCTTTTCTCCCCAGCCATTAGGTGTCCCATGCCATGAGGAAACTGTTTTAAATGCACCATAAATTAAATCGCTACGGTCTGTAATCCCAAAGGTATCTTTTTTACCATTTCCGTCTGGATCATCTTCCGTGAATGCTCTAGCCATTTCATAAAATTCCTCTATATTCGTAGGTTCTGAGATTTCGAGCTTGTCTGCCCAGTCCTTACGGTAAATTAAACCCTGACGAGATAATGGTCTCCCCTGATAAAGTGTATAAAGTTTGCCGTCAACAGCTGTATTCTTTAATACTGTTTCATTTAAATTCTTCAAATTTGGAAATTCATCTAAGAAAGGCCCAACTTCCCAGAATTGTCCATCACGGATCGCTTCTTTAAATTGAAGAAATGTTGTGGTGTTTTTCATAAATACTGCTTCTGGAAAGGTACTTGTAGCAAAAGCTGTGCTTAGCTTCTCCTCATAATTTCCATCTGGAGTCCATTGAATTGTAATATCGGTGTCTGTCTTTTCTTCAAGAAGCTTTTCAATTTTATCCGATGGGACTTCCGGCGTATGCAAGTTAGCCATAATAGTAAACTTTACCGGTTCAGCAGATTTCTGCTCCTCTTTTTTCTTTCCACCAGCCGACTCGTTTGAAGCGCTTTCATTAGAGCATGCAGCCAAACCTCCAATTCCCAGCATTAGAGCAAGCCCTATGCCAAGCACTTTCTTCTTTGATTTACGCAATTTCTCGACCCCCTATTTTTTTGGTATTGCCACTTAAAAGTAGTCTATTGGAACAATTCTGTAAATAATCATTTCATTAGCTTTGAGTGTAAAAAGCACTATAAAGGCACTTTAATTATTTTCATCTAATCAAATGATTATCAATTATACTGACTTTTCCAAATACTAAATGGTCATTTTCTTCGAATATTATCTTACACCTTTAGAGAAAAGCTACCGCGAGCATGGCTTTTCCCATTTCTTAACATCATTTGGGAATCGATAAATGATATAAGGTTATTTATCTTTATCCTACTTATTTTCTAGAAAAATATTTGAAAATACATTTGTATTATATGACTTGTATTTTTTGCTGCATCTACTGCAAATCATTTACGTCAGATTTCCCTACAGAAGATTGTTGATCTTCTGCAAATGAATATAATGATCAATAGAGTAAAAACAGCATTATTATAGCTAATAATGCGACAACTATTTTCTTTAACAGATCGTTATCCCCTTAAAATTGATTTCTATTTGCCGCTAAAAAATTATCTTTAGTAATTATTTATTTGGATTCCAACCATCAAGTACATGAACAATTGTTGCCTGTGCTGCATCTGACTCGGTTAGTTGTCGTCTTGAATCATTGAGTACTACACCAGGTCCCGTATTCTTGTATTCAAAAAATCTAGCATCATTTGCACTAAATCCTGACATATCTGTCCAGCCGGTTTCCTGGATATGCTCCCCGAGTTCACTGTTCATAATAATGACACTACCGATAGCGCTTGCGTCTCCCCCTGGGTGCCATGGTCTTCCCAACCAGACTGTTCCAGCTTTCGCATTACTTGTAAACTTGCTATTAATGAACAAAAACCCATAATCCTGTTCAATATTTGTACTTGCGGCTGTAATATAGCCGTTATTTAAAGATGAACCACGATCTAAAGAAACGATTTCACAATGATCAAATACTGCTCTTGCTCCTCCGAAAATGAAATCAACATCACCTTCTATATAACTGTCATGATAATATTGAGTACCTGAATGCGCTAGTAGGGTATCTTGGTTTCCAAGGAAACGCACATTGTCGAATGCCATCCGTTCACCACGAATATATGCCGCAAGGGCCTGTGATCCCCCTTCTACTGTCGACTCATCAAAAGAATTTTCCAGTGTCAAATTCTTAACAGAGATATCATTTGCATATAAAAATACACTTGCACTTCCACTTGTTCCATATGTGCCTCCGGAAGGCCTTTCTTTTTTAGCATAATTATCATAGGTTAATACTGTTCCCTCCTTACTTTCCCCAGTCAAATGAATAAATGGTTTGTCTGCAGGTATCGTTATTACTTCCTTATATATTCCATCGTTTATGAATATTTCAGCATGTTCTTTATTATTTACTGGTATAGCTTCTACTGCTGCTTGAATCGTTTTATAATCACCATTACCGTTTTGATTAACAACTAGTTTAGTAGGTATTTTTTCCAATGCTTTTGTACTATCTTCCACTCTTTTTGACTCTCCCTTTACTAGTGACCTACCATATTTGTCATTAACTTCATTATGAACTACTTCAGCGAAAACATGATTCTCATAAAATCCTGTCTCTTTTGCCACTATAAGCAGCTGGGTTGCATAGCTCCCACCCCACTGATATCCATCACGACGTTCTTGCTCAATTTCATGAATGGTTCTTTTGATAATGCCATCCCTACTTGAAAAGATGGGTAAATTTGTCCCTATTTCATAAAATCTGTACCATGTGTCTGAATCCGGATCTTCAACAAAATAAACACCATTCTTATCTCCACTAACATAACGAATTCCTTCCAATTTCACCTTATCAAACCACTCTAAAGCACCTAAAACAGCCTTTTTGATTTCTGGTGTTTGATTTGGACGCGACATTAGAAATTTGATAATGCCGATTGATTCACTCCCTGAATTGGACGCATGCTCATATGAACGACCTTCTCTTGCTTCATATGTAACTGGATCATGCTGAGCACTCCATACTTGAAGGCTATCGTCCACTTTATTTTGTGACTTTAAAATATAATCAAGGCCTTTTTTCTGAGATGTTATCAGATCCGTCCGTTCCTTTTTATTAAGGAATTCTTGATCAAATGGATAATGTTCATTCAAAATATCATCAAAAAATTCGAGCACCCTAACCATTGCGTTATCATTAAAAGTTACATAGTTTGTATAATATATAGAGCTTTCAGTCGATGTTGTTCGTGCTGGATATACTTGCGGCCAGCCTCCTGCTTGATATTGCATCGTTAATAAAAAGTCAATCCCCCGCTGAATACTTTCTTTATATTTTGCCTCTCCAGTTTCACGGTACGCCTGAGCGACGATACGAATTTCTTTGATTGTGGCATTATTATCAATCGTGCCTGTTTCCTCCCCTTTTTCTCCAAGCTGTTTAGAGCGAGCTTCTTTTCCATCCCATGGACGTTTATATTCTTCATCCATACTTTTCGTCCATCCGCCATGTTCCATTTGCCATGTTAACAAAATATCAGCTTGCTTCACTAAATCATCGATATTGCCTGAGAAATGTTGTTCATCCTTTGCACTTACCTTTCCTTCCACTAATGCTTCTCGAACCTCATAAAAAATAACAGTCTGGTCAAATCTATTTTCTCCAATGGCAGCTCTAACTGGATACATATCTGTCAGCTTATTATTTAATGAAGAAAACTTTTCTTGCGCTTTCTTTAATGTAATTGCATGTATGTCAAATTGATCAAAAGAGCCATTTAAAATGACTGCTACGATATGATCCGAAACTGCTTCAGTAGCAGCAATATGCACATGATTGTTTTGATCTTTCATTTTTTTAGCTATTTTTTCAGCAATTTGGTTAGCCTCCTTTGCAGTCAAAGATTCTTTCTTCCCAAATTTCCCTTTATTCATGTAACCGGCTTTCTGCACATGACCAATTTTCCCTTCACTTTGTTTAGGTAAATTCGGGGCAAGATTTAATACATTGGCAATAATAAATGCGGCTTCACGGCGAGTAATAATGCTATCTGGATAAATATTTCCTTGCTTATCTGCATCGATATAACCTTCTTTTAATGCCGTTTCGAGAACATAACTAAACCATTCTTCTTTTGACACTTCCCAGACCTGAGAATTTGGATCTAGGTTTTTATACTTTTCTTCGTGGTGAAATCCCATTGCATCATTTATTTTGGCAAAAAATTCAATACGGGTCATGTTTCGATTTTCATCTAAATTCGTATGATCAGCTAATAGTCCTGTTGTTTTCAATCTTTTTAATAAAACCCCGTCTGTTAGATCTTCAATGTCGACTTCAGTAATTTCTACTGGCTCAGGTTCACCAGGCTCTATATCATCGTCGTTATTATGAATACGGAGATGATCAATATTAGCCCCACCACTTGAACCAACACCAGTTGCAATAATATTATTTTTTCCTTTTTGGAGCTGCGCTTTTATGGAAACAGTTTGCCAATTATTCCATTCAATCGTTGTATTAAAATCTAATTGTGGATTAATGGTTTCCCCATTAACATTAATAGCAGCTGGTCGATTCTCAGCACCGCCATTCGCATATCTAAAAACGAGTGAATATTCACCTTTGGCAAGAACATCATCAATGATCCATGTAATTGTTCCTCCTGGTGCATTTGGTACATAGTCAACGAAGCCAGTACCTGTAAATCCTAAATGTTTGTTATCAATAATGGCACCTTGAATTTCTGTATCTTCCGCTTCAAATATAGAATCATAAGCATCAATTGCGTTAGTCTCAGCATTCACCACGGCATCATTGAAAGCACTTACATAAATAGACTTGCTGAATCCAAGTGAAAAAGCTAGTAAAAACACAAGTATAAACAATAAACCATCTATCGATCTTATTTTCGAATAGATCAAATCAATCTCCTCCTAAAGTTTCGATCATACCGATCTTATCAACCGCAAAATATTTAACAATAATCATTTTTTTATATTAGGGTCAAAAGCCTTACTCAAAAGAACCTCCTACCCTTTGATGATTACAATCTTGTAAAAGATTATGTCCTTTGGGTCATGTCTTTATATATAATTAAACCAAAAAACCTCCCCATAATAGAGAGGTCCTTGATATGAGCCTTACATATACATTGAATGATTTATAGATTCAAATACTAATTCTTTTTTTCATTTTCTGTTAATTGGGACGGCAATCATATTAAAAGAGTTCCCTCCGATAAGTTACTATCTTTATGAGGATTTTTTTACTCTAATTAGAGCTTACTACCTTGCCAATTCAATATTTCCACCTTCAGAAGCAATGTCGCTTAATGAAACTTCATCCTAATTACATAGGCGATTTAGTTTTAATTTTGCGCAATTTACTCATTACTATTTTGCCGAAAGTCGTTACAATCAGATAAGCGGAGAGTCCAATTCCGCCCACCGCAGTAATCAAAGACACCCATTCTAGGAATGTATATGTAAAAA harbors:
- a CDS encoding carbohydrate ABC transporter permease is translated as MVEDKTLGSRIFNWTNTILLVIIALVTVLPFIHVVASSFTTSAELAQKRFVLFPTEFSLAAYKYIFSTDTIFKALLVSIGVTLFGTMWSMFLSILTAYGLSRRDLVGRKQIMFFVIFTMLFNGGMIPTFLIVKNTGLLDSLAALVIPVSINVFNMIILRSFFQGLPEGLVESAKIDGCNDFGVLFRIVIPCSMPAIATISLFYAVTYWNTYMHAILYINDAAKWPIQVLLRQIVVLASGLSYDSAEFTDILPPEITVKMAVIVVATVPVLMVYPFLQKHFTKGALLGSLKE
- a CDS encoding ABC transporter permease → MRRVKKNKLLYIMILPGLLYFFIYKYIPMYGLVISFQDYKPYKGILGSEWVGFEHFHRLFTEPAFWMIFKNTIILFGLNILIFFPIPIILALMLNEVRLRAFQRTVQTLIYIPHFMSWVIIVSISYVLLTMDGGLVNGVLETFGFQKVNFLLNEGWFRPMYIIQVIWREAGWGTIIYLAAIAAVDPSMYEAARMDGANRIQQIWHITIPAIKSVIVVLLILKIGDVLELGFEHVYLLLNASNREVGEIFDTYVYTTGLKQGQYSYSTAIGLFKGLIGLILVMGANKFAKKIGEEGIY
- a CDS encoding ABC transporter permease, with product MRRVKKNKLLYMMILPGLLYFFIYKYIPMYGLVISFQDYKPYKGILGSEWVGFEHFHRLFTEPAFWMIFKNTIILFGLNILIFFPIPIILALMLNEVRLRAFQRTVQTLIYIPHFMSWVIIVSISYVLLTMDGGLVNGVLETFGFQKVNFLLNEGWFRPMYIIQVIWREAGWGTIIYLAAIAAVDPSMYEAARMDGANRIQQIWHITIPAIKSVIVVLLILKIGDVLELGFEHVYLLLNASNREVGEIFDTYVYTTGLKQGQYSYSTAIGLFKGLIGLVLVIGANKFAKKIGEEGIY
- a CDS encoding extracellular solute-binding protein, whose product is MLGIGGLAACSNESASNESAGGKKKEEQKSAEPVKFTIMANLHTPEVPSDKIEKLLEEKTDTDITIQWTPDGNYEEKLSTAFATSTFPEAVFMKNTTTFLQFKEAIRDGQFWEVGPFLDEFPNLKNLNETVLKNTAVDGKLYTLYQGRPLSRQGLIYRKDWADKLEISEPTNIEEFYEMARAFTEDDPDGNGKKDTFGITDRSDLIYGAFKTVSSWHGTPNGWGEKDGKLLPEFMFEEYMDTMDFFKDLRDKGYINQDFPVTSKEDQQSFFKNGKAGMYVGSMPDVLSIHRDAEKINPDVVYDVQNQIKGPDGEYGIWSLPGYGTVVMFPKSAVKDEEQLKGILGFFDQMMSAEISNLAFWGIEGEHYTVEKDKALASENAELTDREVKPYQSIEIGEPATNGRYEGLSSYDVKEKAEELILDNENYLIHDPTVPLDSPTNIERGERLNQSITDATYQYILGQIDKSGFEKVVDEWKKSGGDDIIKEFNKSYSEAK
- a CDS encoding extracellular solute-binding protein; translation: MSFLAACSSGDSSSGKESSPIEFTIMTTLHTPEVPSDKIEKLIEEKTGTDINIQWVPDGNYIEKLNSAFATGTLPEATFLGNTTTFLQFKEAIRDDQFWEIGPLLDEFPNLKNLNEQSYKNTSVDGKIYALYQGRPAARSGLIYRKDWADKLGLSAPTNIDEFYEMARAFSEDDPDGNGKKDTFGITDRNDLIYGAFKTVSSWHGTPNNWGAKDGKVLPEFMFPEYIDTMKFFKELRDKGYINQDFPVTSKDDQQSFFKSGDAGMYVGSMGDVFAMNNDAVTLNPDVEFDVQNQIKGKDGKYRIWSLPGYGSVLLFSKSAVKTEEELKHILSFFDQLASKEVANLLFWGIEGEHFTVQDGAALQDTDAKLIDREVKPYQSMEIGEPATTGRYEGVATYDVRVKADELIRDNDNYLVQDISIPLESPTYIEIGERLNQTITDATYKFILGQIDEKGFEKIIEDWKKSGGDDIIKEFTEDYTNQNG
- a CDS encoding carbohydrate ABC transporter permease — its product is MVEDKTLGSRIFNWTNTILLVIIALVTVLPFIHVVASSFTTSAELAQKRFVLFPTEFSLAAYKYIFSTDTIFKALLVSIGVTLFGTMWSMFLSILTAYGLSRKDLVGRKQIMFFVIFTMLFNGGMIPTFLIVKNTGLLDSLAALVIPVSINVFNMIILRSFFQGLPEGLVESAKIDGCNDFGVLFRIVIPCSMPAIATISLFYAVTYWNTYMHAILYINDAAKWPIQVLLRQIVVLASGLSYDSAEFTDILPPEITVKMAVIVVATVPVLMVYPFLQKHFTKGALLGSLKE